The window GAACAAGGCGCAGTCAGCTACCCTTCTGAACAGGGCCTCGACGCACTCGCCTGATCTCCCGGCAGTGCAGTTTGGGCTTGCCAAGGCAACGTTTTCTTTGAACTACGCGGGAATCCTCGACAGCATTGATCATATGGTCGCAGGCATCAATGCCTATTCGAAGAATTTCTGGTGGTCTTTCAGCCTGACCGGTGGCGCCTTCCTTGGCCTCGTGCTGTCGTTCATCAGCGCCATATTCATTATCGTGATCATCCGTATATTCAGTGATCTGCCGCTGCTTTCCCATGAGGTTGAGGAATCCCGGGGAAATGGCGTCCTGCTTATAGTCCTCTTTGTATTATCCCTGATCAGCCCGCTGCTCTTCCTTGCCGGTCTTCTGGTGCTGCTTGGTCTGTATATGCCCAAAATAGACAAGGCTCTCGTATATTTTTTTCTGCTCTTTCTCATCGCCTCTCCTTTTTTCTTCAGGACAGCGGCGCAGTTTTTGCAAGTCTCCTCATCGGGGACCATAAAAGCTATTGTCGAGGTCAATGAATCAAAGGGCAATGCCTATGCCCTCTCTGCCCTCAAATCCTCAGATGAGACTCCTGCGTTGTTTTCCTATGGGCTGGCACTGAAGCGCGCCGGACAGTATGAAGAAGCCGTGGCTGCATACCATAAGCTTATTAAAACAAAGGTTGATGCTCCTGCGTATGTAAACCTCGGCAATATGTATGTCGCTCAGAATAACATGGACGAAGCAGCCAGAAGCTACCTGACTTCTATTACGATTCGGCCCCTTGCCTCAGCATATTACAATCTCTCCCAAGTCTCCAGAGAGGGCCTTGACTTTGAGAAGGGCAATGAATACTTTAGCAAGGCACTTGAGATTGACCGCAATGCAGTTGCAGGATACCGAGCCACCTCCGGCAGAAACCCAAACAGAATCGTTGCTGATGAGGCTCTTTCCTCTTCATCTCTCTGGGACCTTGCATGGAAAACGTCCGGGAAGACAGCCACGTTTAACCTTTCCGTGCTTCCGGGATGGACTATTTCTCTTGCAGCCCTTCTTCTGATGTTCACCTTTTATCTGATGAGCAGGCATGCAGGAAACAAGGCTTACCGTTGCAGAAGATGCAATGGAATCTTCTGCCCGCGCTGTGAAAAACATATTATGTGGGGACAGATGTGCCCCCAATGCTTCCGGTCCCTCATTAAACTCGAAGAGATTGAAGTAAAAGAGCGGGTAGCACAACTGTTGTCCATTTATGAACACCAGAAGAGGCGCAGGGATATCATGAAACTGCTTTCATTCATCATCCCCGGATCATCTCAGGTCTATGCAGGAAAGATTCTGTATGGCTTTTTCTTCATCTGGCCTTTTATGTTTTTTGTGCTGTTCCCTCTTACGACGTCCTTTATGCCTCCTGACGCCCGGGGAACT of the Nitrospirota bacterium genome contains:
- a CDS encoding tetratricopeptide repeat protein — protein: MRKLTVFLLLCIVLSPAISLADEFTESQLNNGIRNSEVSSYLLLQEAATNKAQSATLLNRASTHSPDLPAVQFGLAKATFSLNYAGILDSIDHMVAGINAYSKNFWWSFSLTGGAFLGLVLSFISAIFIIVIIRIFSDLPLLSHEVEESRGNGVLLIVLFVLSLISPLLFLAGLLVLLGLYMPKIDKALVYFFLLFLIASPFFFRTAAQFLQVSSSGTIKAIVEVNESKGNAYALSALKSSDETPALFSYGLALKRAGQYEEAVAAYHKLIKTKVDAPAYVNLGNMYVAQNNMDEAARSYLTSITIRPLASAYYNLSQVSREGLDFEKGNEYFSKALEIDRNAVAGYRATSGRNPNRIVADEALSSSSLWDLAWKTSGKTATFNLSVLPGWTISLAALLLMFTFYLMSRHAGNKAYRCRRCNGIFCPRCEKHIMWGQMCPQCFRSLIKLEEIEVKERVAQLLSIYEHQKRRRDIMKLLSFIIPGSSQVYAGKILYGFFFIWPFMFFVLFPLTTSFMPPDARGTHWVVNFASLLIAAIVLIISNIFTRQRISKGWL